Sequence from the Deltaproteobacteria bacterium genome:
GCTTCAATGAGGCCGGGGCAACGTTGCCCCGGAATCTCGCCTTGACTAGCTCGTTGATGGACGCATACTCTCGCTTCAATGAGGCCGGGGCAACGTTGCCCCGGAATCCCGGGCGCCAACTCACGGAACATCAAACCCCCCCCGAGCTTCAATGAGGCCGGGGCAACGTTGCCCCGGAATCTCCGCCCCGCCCGGTTCAGCAGGGCCGTCATCGTCCGCTTCAATGAGGCCGGGGCAACGTTGCCCCGGAATCGGGCAGCACCACGGACATCGCCGGCGCGCGGGTGGGGCTTCAATGAGGCCGGGGCAACGTTGCCCCGGAATCAACGCTCGCCGCGAGGCGCATGAGGCCGGATATCTCGCTTCAATGAGGCCGGGGCAACGTTGCCCCGGAATCCTCGGGACGCGGCACTGAACATCGTGGACCTGTCCTAGCTTCAATGAGGCCGGGGCAACGTTGCCCCGGAATCGAGGACTTGCCCCGGGGCGTCGTGGGCGGGGCGATTGCTTCAATGAGGCCGGGGCAACGTTGCCCCGGAATCGCCGTGCATCCGGTTCTCCCGCTCGATCCGGTTCCGCTGGCTTCAATGAGGCCGGGGCAACGTTGCCCCGGAATCTGTTGTTGGCTTTGGCGGTCGCCGCCGGGCGAAGTTTCGCTTCAATGAGGCCGGGGCAACGTTGCCCCGGAATCGTTTTCACGTTGTCTGTATGTTGGGTTTTGTGCCCGGCTTCAATGAGGCCGGGGCAACGTTGCCCCGGAATCGCCGCGTACTTCCGTGACCAGGCGCTCGCCGGCATGCTGCTTCAATGAGGCCGGGGCAACGTTGCCCCGGAATCAGTACCAGGGCCCTCAGTCTCAAGCCGGCACGACTGGCTTCAATGAGGCCGGGGCAACGTTGCCCCGGAATCCACATCCGGCACCGAATCCGCCACATTCGCATCCGGATCGCTTCAATGAGGCCGGGGCAACGTTGCCCCGGAATCTGTCCCTTCCCAACTTGACTCGGGATCTCGAAAATTTCGGCCAGATGCGAGCGCTGCTTGGCTCGGGCTCTTGGCGTACCGTATGGGCGGTCCGATATTGCGCACTAGCCTTGATATCTCCTTTCCACACAACAAGAAACCCTGTGCGAGCGCTGACCGGGTTTGGCATCCTTCGTCAGCTCTCGCAATGTCCGCGGCATGTATTCGACCCGCCTCCGTAGATCTACTTACACGATTGTGGCACGCCGATCCGGCGCTTCATAGGTCTTGCCCAGGCTTTCGACGCGCGGGTCTACGGCGTCGGCGGGACCCAGGTCCACGATCAGGATGTGGTCCTCCGAGGGGCGGATCAGGCTCTCCAGGCGCGTCGCCAAGTCGGCGCGCTGCCGGGCCGTGAGCCGACACTGAAACACCGACAACTGGAGCCAATGGCCGTAGCCCTTCATGGT
This genomic interval carries:
- the cas2 gene encoding CRISPR-associated endonuclease Cas2; this encodes MANERLYIVTYDIANPKRWQQVFKTMKGYGHWLQLSVFQCRLTARQRADLATRLESLIRPSEDHILIVDLGPADAVDPRVESLGKTYEAPDRRATIV